In one window of Pseudodesulfovibrio sediminis DNA:
- a CDS encoding AMP-binding protein, with the protein MSDQVTTLKELFDTSIEKHADRIALGIVGGEKITYAEYAKLVSDLQTVFQGLGVKPGDKVAIISENMPNWAITYFAITTMGAIVVPILQEFHPSAVHHILRHSESRLVVSSKRYLHKVEGDDDAFPKLKTIMVMNDFSIENEEGSATPYSEALEHARARFEQLGEAAKGRMEQFSEAAREKLSDLAREKVDKISDTARKQVDKLSDSARKFIDRKGDKSFELTEESVAAILYTSGTTGHSKGVVLTHKNLVSNCKNGIRAIPVLKTDRFISVLPMAHTYECSLGVIIPTHCGSSVYYLEKPPTPRTLLPAMQEIKPTIMNVVPLIIEKIYKNRIKRKLNSSNMTRGLMKIGLTRRKLSQVAGSKLIEAFGGELRCLCIGGAPLAPDVESFLTDANFPYALGYGMTEAAPLLAGTEPGKQTLRGIGPEIPGVHIKIDNPDPETGEGEVLAKGDNIMLEYYKAPMDTAETFTEDGWLKTGDLGKIVDGCLFLKGRLKNVIIGPSGENIYPEEVESIINTCDHVLESMVYERNGQVVARIHLNYETLDELFSSKKLIESEVRVKVQEILEDIRQKVNSQVSTFAKIIRVIEQVEPFEKTPTQKIKRFIYLDN; encoded by the coding sequence GTGAGCGACCAAGTCACTACGTTAAAAGAACTTTTCGATACGTCCATCGAAAAGCATGCGGACAGGATTGCCCTTGGCATTGTGGGCGGTGAAAAGATTACGTATGCGGAATACGCCAAGCTTGTCAGTGATCTGCAAACGGTCTTTCAGGGATTGGGCGTCAAGCCTGGTGACAAGGTTGCCATCATCAGTGAGAACATGCCCAACTGGGCAATCACGTATTTTGCCATCACCACCATGGGCGCCATCGTCGTTCCCATCCTTCAGGAATTTCATCCCAGTGCCGTGCACCACATCCTGCGCCATTCCGAATCCAGGCTGGTTGTTTCGTCCAAGCGATACCTTCATAAGGTCGAAGGGGATGACGACGCCTTTCCCAAGCTCAAGACCATCATGGTCATGAACGATTTTTCCATTGAGAACGAGGAAGGTTCGGCGACTCCCTATTCCGAGGCGCTTGAACATGCCAGGGCCCGTTTCGAGCAATTGGGCGAGGCGGCAAAGGGGCGCATGGAGCAGTTCAGTGAGGCCGCTCGTGAAAAGCTCAGCGATCTGGCTCGGGAGAAAGTGGACAAGATCAGCGATACGGCCAGAAAGCAGGTGGATAAACTCAGTGATTCCGCGCGCAAGTTCATTGATCGCAAGGGTGACAAGAGCTTTGAGCTGACCGAGGAAAGTGTGGCCGCCATCCTGTATACGTCCGGCACAACCGGGCACTCCAAGGGCGTGGTGCTGACCCACAAGAACCTGGTGTCCAACTGCAAGAACGGTATCAGGGCCATCCCTGTTCTCAAAACGGACCGTTTCATCTCCGTTCTCCCAATGGCACATACCTATGAGTGTTCGCTGGGCGTCATTATTCCGACCCATTGCGGCAGTTCCGTGTATTACCTTGAGAAACCGCCGACTCCGAGGACGTTGCTGCCAGCCATGCAGGAGATCAAGCCCACTATCATGAATGTGGTACCGCTTATCATCGAGAAAATTTACAAGAATCGGATCAAGCGCAAGCTCAATTCGTCGAACATGACACGGGGACTGATGAAAATCGGGCTGACCCGTCGCAAGCTCTCGCAGGTGGCCGGCTCCAAGCTTATCGAGGCCTTTGGTGGCGAGCTGCGGTGTCTGTGTATCGGTGGCGCTCCTTTGGCCCCGGATGTGGAATCGTTCCTTACGGACGCCAATTTCCCCTATGCTCTCGGGTACGGCATGACCGAAGCTGCTCCGCTTCTGGCCGGAACCGAGCCGGGTAAACAAACCTTGCGTGGTATCGGACCGGAGATTCCCGGGGTGCATATCAAGATAGATAACCCGGACCCGGAAACGGGCGAGGGCGAAGTGCTGGCAAAGGGTGATAATATCATGCTGGAGTATTACAAGGCTCCCATGGATACGGCGGAAACCTTCACCGAAGACGGCTGGCTCAAGACCGGCGATCTCGGCAAGATCGTGGATGGCTGCCTTTTCCTCAAGGGACGGCTCAAGAATGTGATCATCGGTCCCAGTGGTGAGAATATCTATCCTGAAGAGGTGGAGTCCATCATTAACACCTGTGACCATGTGCTTGAATCCATGGTGTACGAGCGCAACGGACAAGTGGTGGCCCGCATCCATCTCAACTATGAAACCCTGGATGAGTTGTTCTCTTCCAAAAAACTGATCGAGTCTGAAGTAAGGGTCAAGGTGCAGGAAATACTGGAGGACATCCGGCAGAAGGTGAACAGCCAGGTTTCCACATTCGCCAAAATCATCCGGGTTATCGAACAGGTCGAACCGTTCGAGAAAACCCCTACCCAGAAAATCAAGCGCTTTATCTATCTGGATAACTAG
- a CDS encoding response regulator, which produces MAKILIAEDDKISQRVAVKIVEELGHIAIVSPHGKHAYETLMSNDIDLLLTDIMMPEMDGQQLIKTLRGDLKFMDLPIIIMSAVVGIGEISNLLKLGATLFTAKPLDRKELHGYISRCLDESPPNNKHH; this is translated from the coding sequence ATGGCCAAAATACTGATTGCCGAAGACGACAAAATCTCGCAACGAGTCGCAGTCAAAATTGTTGAAGAACTCGGACACATAGCCATTGTCAGCCCTCACGGCAAACACGCCTATGAGACCCTCATGTCCAATGACATTGACCTGCTCCTCACCGACATCATGATGCCGGAGATGGACGGCCAACAGCTTATCAAGACCCTTCGTGGCGATCTCAAGTTCATGGATCTGCCCATCATAATCATGTCGGCAGTCGTCGGGATTGGCGAAATATCCAACCTGCTCAAACTCGGCGCGACCCTGTTCACGGCCAAACCTCTCGACCGCAAGGAACTGCACGGCTACATTTCACGTTGCCTGGACGAATCCCCTCCCAATAATAAACACCACTGA
- a CDS encoding aspartate/glutamate racemase family protein, translated as MKTIGLLGGMSWESTVGYYQVMNQAVKERLGGLHSARILLFSVDFQVLRDFMVDEDWDAVAAHLADAARTLEQGGADMIVIGTNTMHKVAPQIADAVSVPVVHIADATAQVARTEGYAKVGLLGTIFTMEDDFYTQRLEEQGLEVIVPGAEDRKLVDRVIFDELCKGELCSCSRTEYLRILDAMAAQGAQAVILGCTEIGLLVRPGDTDVPTLDTCRIHAVTAVEEALK; from the coding sequence ATGAAGACCATCGGTTTGCTTGGCGGCATGAGCTGGGAATCCACTGTTGGTTATTATCAGGTGATGAATCAGGCGGTCAAAGAGCGCCTCGGCGGGCTGCATTCAGCCAGGATTCTCCTGTTCAGTGTTGATTTTCAGGTGTTGCGCGATTTCATGGTCGACGAGGACTGGGACGCTGTAGCCGCCCATCTGGCCGATGCCGCCCGGACTCTGGAGCAGGGGGGCGCGGACATGATCGTCATTGGCACCAACACCATGCACAAGGTTGCTCCGCAGATTGCGGACGCGGTGTCTGTTCCGGTGGTGCATATCGCCGATGCCACGGCACAGGTGGCCAGGACAGAGGGGTATGCCAAGGTCGGTCTGCTCGGTACCATCTTCACCATGGAAGACGATTTTTATACTCAACGGTTGGAGGAGCAGGGGCTTGAAGTCATCGTGCCCGGAGCCGAGGACCGTAAACTGGTGGACCGGGTAATCTTCGATGAACTCTGCAAGGGCGAGTTGTGTAGCTGTTCCCGCACGGAATACCTACGCATCCTTGATGCCATGGCCGCACAAGGCGCGCAGGCCGTCATCCTCGGCTGCACCGAGATCGGCTTGTTGGTTCGACCGGGAGATACGGATGTCCCCACACTGGATACCTGTAGGATTCATGCCGTGACAGCGGTGGAAGAAGCCCTGAAATAA
- a CDS encoding ArsR/SmtB family transcription factor, translating to MHQPIKPLDETFLADICKALSHPARIRILKHLLAEEGCICGRIVEIMPLAQSTVSQHLKILKETGLVRGEVDGPKTCYCVDRKKLAKFNGLMENLLADTDAQEVA from the coding sequence ATGCACCAGCCAATAAAACCGCTTGACGAAACGTTTCTGGCGGATATCTGCAAGGCCTTATCCCATCCCGCACGCATCCGCATCCTCAAGCACCTCCTGGCTGAGGAAGGATGTATCTGTGGCCGCATCGTGGAGATCATGCCTCTGGCGCAGTCCACAGTCAGCCAGCATCTGAAGATCCTCAAGGAGACCGGACTGGTGCGTGGAGAAGTGGATGGACCGAAGACATGCTATTGCGTTGACCGGAAAAAACTCGCAAAATTCAACGGCCTCATGGAAAACCTGCTGGCCGATACCGATGCACAGGAAGTCGCATGA
- a CDS encoding AzlD domain-containing protein, producing the protein MGQEIIFLTILGMLAVTYIPRMLPLVALASKRLPEPVIRWLSFVPVAVLSAMLFPSLLLKDAAFNFSSENYFLWAAIPAFLLAWRIRSFFGTVALGMGLVAAGRYFFG; encoded by the coding sequence ATGGGCCAGGAAATAATTTTTCTCACCATCCTCGGCATGCTGGCCGTGACCTATATTCCCCGCATGCTCCCCCTTGTGGCGTTGGCTTCGAAGCGGTTGCCCGAGCCGGTCATCCGTTGGCTCTCCTTTGTGCCGGTGGCCGTGTTGTCGGCCATGCTTTTTCCGTCTCTGCTGCTCAAGGATGCAGCCTTCAATTTTTCGTCGGAGAATTATTTCCTGTGGGCAGCCATCCCGGCTTTTTTACTGGCCTGGCGCATCCGCTCGTTCTTTGGCACTGTGGCACTTGGTATGGGGCTGGTTGCGGCTGGACGGTATTTCTTTGGGTAA
- a CDS encoding AzlC family ABC transporter permease, with the protein MTSNVLTGDEAASPMLSAFKQVAPIVMGYLPVGAAYGVLAQQAGLSMLNTVLMSILVYAGSAQLIAVALFAVGVSPLSIIATTFVVNLRHLLMSASLAPNLKTWKKWELALFAYQVTDESFAVHSTRFARGDLNKTTCFGINYIAQASWAVASFAGFMAGSSIPDVEPLGIDYALPAMFIALLVMQTKNKLHILVAGFTGFVSIALVQAGADQWSVIIATVVGATFGAGVETWARK; encoded by the coding sequence ATGACCTCCAATGTGCTCACAGGCGATGAAGCCGCCTCCCCCATGTTGTCCGCATTCAAACAGGTTGCGCCCATTGTCATGGGGTACCTGCCCGTGGGCGCGGCCTATGGCGTTCTGGCTCAACAGGCCGGGCTTTCCATGCTCAACACCGTGCTCATGTCGATTCTGGTCTATGCCGGATCGGCCCAGCTTATCGCAGTGGCGTTGTTCGCTGTCGGTGTCAGCCCGCTCTCGATCATTGCCACCACCTTTGTGGTCAATCTGCGTCATCTGCTCATGAGCGCGTCTCTGGCTCCCAATCTCAAGACATGGAAAAAGTGGGAACTTGCGCTGTTTGCCTATCAGGTCACGGACGAATCCTTTGCCGTTCATTCGACGCGGTTTGCCCGTGGCGACCTGAACAAGACCACCTGTTTCGGCATCAACTATATTGCGCAGGCCTCGTGGGCCGTGGCTTCCTTTGCAGGGTTCATGGCGGGTTCATCCATCCCCGACGTGGAGCCACTGGGCATTGACTACGCGCTTCCGGCCATGTTCATCGCCCTGTTGGTCATGCAGACCAAGAACAAGCTGCATATTCTTGTGGCCGGATTCACCGGATTCGTCTCCATCGCGCTCGTGCAGGCCGGGGCCGATCAATGGAGTGTGATCATCGCCACCGTGGTCGGCGCAACCTTTGGTGCAGGAGTGGAAACATGGGCCAGGAAATAA
- a CDS encoding glycosyltransferase, which translates to MRVLIAHNNFPAQFRHIAEFLGHRKDTQVVFATKTLRREWHIPGITKAVFTPAKADTEQVHPLARTVDVNIRDGAAMIKLCQELKRRGFIPDVILGHSGWGQTLFLRDVFPDAPLISYFEWYYNADSPETLFDGKPRSDLRLAQLRTRNTPILHDLVSCDMGITPTAWQREQFPQEFQSKITPIHDGINTKYFAPLPDGPLPISELNLPNTDLTGAKELVTYCSRGMEPYRGFPQFYESLPAILDARPDCHVLIVGEDRICYSPHPQEGQCQSYVELMKSKVDLDESRVHFTGPLPYGKYKQVLHASSAHVYLTWPFVLSWSMLEAMSCGCLLVASDTEPVREVIRDNENGLLVDFHSPENIAATTIDALKRQEELTPIRQNARQTILDTYCLTKCLPVHLNFLIQAATNGQENFVNL; encoded by the coding sequence ATGCGCGTACTTATTGCTCACAACAATTTTCCAGCTCAGTTCCGCCATATCGCCGAATTCCTCGGACACCGCAAAGATACCCAGGTAGTTTTTGCCACCAAGACTCTGCGTCGAGAGTGGCATATTCCCGGAATTACCAAGGCCGTCTTCACTCCTGCCAAAGCCGATACGGAACAGGTGCATCCACTTGCCCGCACTGTTGATGTCAACATCAGGGACGGCGCAGCCATGATCAAGCTTTGTCAGGAGCTGAAACGACGCGGTTTCATACCGGACGTGATCCTTGGGCACTCCGGCTGGGGGCAAACACTTTTTTTACGCGACGTTTTTCCGGACGCTCCCCTCATCAGCTATTTTGAATGGTACTACAACGCGGATAGCCCTGAGACCCTTTTTGACGGCAAGCCCCGGTCCGACCTTCGTCTTGCCCAGCTCAGAACCCGCAACACCCCGATCCTGCACGATCTCGTCTCCTGCGATATGGGCATCACCCCGACCGCATGGCAACGCGAACAATTTCCGCAGGAGTTCCAATCCAAGATCACTCCCATTCACGACGGCATCAACACCAAATACTTTGCCCCGCTTCCGGACGGCCCGCTGCCCATAAGCGAACTCAATCTGCCCAACACGGACCTGACCGGCGCCAAGGAGCTGGTGACCTACTGCTCGCGGGGGATGGAACCATACCGGGGATTCCCCCAGTTCTACGAATCACTCCCGGCCATCCTTGACGCCAGACCGGACTGCCACGTGCTTATCGTTGGCGAAGACAGGATCTGCTACAGCCCCCATCCACAAGAAGGCCAATGTCAGTCCTATGTGGAACTGATGAAGAGCAAGGTCGATCTGGACGAGAGCCGCGTCCACTTCACCGGCCCGCTGCCCTATGGCAAATACAAGCAGGTCCTGCACGCGTCATCGGCCCACGTGTATCTGACATGGCCCTTTGTGCTTTCCTGGTCCATGCTTGAAGCCATGTCCTGCGGGTGTCTGCTGGTGGCATCCGACACCGAGCCAGTGCGTGAGGTCATCCGCGACAATGAAAACGGCCTGCTCGTGGACTTCCATTCCCCGGAAAACATAGCCGCCACGACAATCGACGCTCTCAAACGCCAGGAAGAACTCACCCCCATCCGACAGAACGCACGGCAAACCATTCTGGACACCTATTGCCTGACCAAATGCCTGCCAGTGCATCTTAATTTTTTGATCCAGGCCGCCACAAACGGCCAGGAAAATTTCGTCAACCTTTAA
- the rarD gene encoding EamA family transporter RarD, producing the protein MPEIDQKQRTYGFIAALTAFFLWGLLPIYWKSLLVVNPFEILCHRIVWSLAFIAVVLTFMKGWSAAIAPMKSAKSLGILILSSLMIGTNWLLYIWAVNTNHVLETSLGYYINPLVNVLLGFLFFKERLKPLQLVAIGLAALGVVNSVISYGELPWISLVLAVSFGFYGLLRKIAAVESLPGLFFETLVLAPIALGYIIKLQMEGSSALFTVSPHIDFLLIGAGAATSIPLIGFAYGARRLQLTTLGLLQYLAPTIAFCLGVFVYHEPFSVSHLITFALIWTGLAVYTADSLWTMRKHRRHTSS; encoded by the coding sequence ATGCCTGAAATCGACCAGAAACAACGGACATACGGATTCATTGCCGCGCTGACAGCCTTTTTCCTGTGGGGGCTTCTGCCCATCTACTGGAAGTCGCTTCTCGTGGTGAACCCTTTTGAGATACTCTGTCACCGCATTGTCTGGTCATTGGCCTTCATCGCCGTTGTCCTGACCTTCATGAAAGGCTGGAGCGCGGCAATCGCGCCCATGAAGTCGGCAAAAAGCCTGGGCATTCTCATCCTGAGCAGTCTCATGATCGGCACCAACTGGCTGCTGTATATCTGGGCTGTGAACACCAACCATGTTCTGGAGACGAGCCTCGGCTATTACATCAACCCGCTGGTCAACGTGCTGCTCGGCTTCCTCTTTTTCAAGGAACGCCTCAAGCCACTGCAACTGGTCGCTATCGGACTGGCCGCTCTCGGTGTGGTCAACTCCGTGATCAGTTACGGCGAGCTGCCCTGGATATCCCTGGTCCTTGCTGTCAGCTTCGGCTTTTACGGGCTGCTGCGCAAGATTGCCGCCGTGGAGTCCCTGCCCGGCCTCTTTTTCGAGACACTGGTCCTCGCTCCCATCGCCCTGGGCTATATTATCAAGCTGCAAATGGAAGGGAGTTCGGCACTCTTCACGGTGTCGCCGCATATCGACTTCCTGCTCATCGGGGCCGGTGCCGCCACATCCATTCCGCTTATCGGCTTCGCCTATGGCGCACGCCGCCTGCAGCTCACCACTCTGGGGTTGCTGCAATACCTCGCGCCAACCATCGCCTTTTGTCTCGGGGTCTTCGTCTATCACGAGCCTTTCTCGGTCAGCCATCTGATCACCTTTGCCCTGATCTGGACAGGACTGGCCGTCTACACGGCCGATTCCCTGTGGACCATGCGCAAACACCGACGCCACACCTCCAGCTGA
- a CDS encoding PLP-dependent aminotransferase family protein has protein sequence METYRYQTVEKHIMTMIRSGALSLGSKLPSLRALANNLGVSISTVNQAYMELERKAIIESRPRSGFFVCQKSTRLPRTETAPTPMEQPRPVTRIGLIQTVLESVGAEDRVALDVVAPGQDLFPLKELGRITASMVRSEPARAMGYAPIPGDSRLIHQIAYRSMELGIPVSQNDPLITAGCMEALYLSLRSVCRRGDTVLIQSPTYYCFLQLLETLGLRTIEVPSDPEHGVTPARLDHALRTFDVAACVLAPNFNNPDSSLTHDNAKQEIVTMLADRDIPLIEDDVSTDLHFAPKRPGTYKQFDKKGLVLLCSSFSKSIAPGYRVGWMLPGRFRQKALEIKATTNVSTSAPAQMAIAEFLRQGRMERHLKKLRTALEHQMDTMQLHLGRFFPEGTKVTHPTGGAVLWLELPKTVDAVELFFQARAKNIGIAPGAIFSTQDKFSNYIRLTYGSPWTDEVEKGVRTLGTLAHGLC, from the coding sequence ATGGAGACCTACCGCTATCAGACCGTTGAAAAGCACATCATGACCATGATCCGGTCCGGCGCCTTGAGCCTTGGCAGCAAACTGCCGTCACTGCGCGCACTGGCCAACAACCTCGGTGTGTCCATCTCAACGGTGAATCAGGCGTACATGGAGCTTGAACGCAAGGCGATCATCGAATCCCGCCCCCGGTCCGGCTTTTTTGTCTGCCAAAAGTCCACCCGCCTGCCGCGCACCGAGACCGCGCCCACGCCCATGGAACAACCGCGCCCGGTAACCCGCATCGGCCTCATCCAGACCGTGCTGGAGTCCGTGGGTGCCGAAGACAGGGTCGCCCTGGATGTGGTAGCCCCGGGCCAGGATCTTTTCCCGCTCAAGGAGCTGGGTCGCATAACGGCCTCCATGGTCCGCTCCGAACCGGCCCGCGCCATGGGTTATGCCCCCATCCCCGGAGACTCTCGGCTCATCCATCAAATCGCCTACCGATCCATGGAACTGGGCATACCCGTAAGTCAGAACGACCCGCTCATCACTGCCGGGTGCATGGAGGCCCTCTACCTCTCTCTCCGGTCCGTGTGCCGCCGTGGCGATACAGTGCTAATCCAATCCCCCACCTATTATTGTTTCCTGCAACTGTTGGAAACGCTGGGTTTGAGAACAATAGAAGTGCCATCCGACCCTGAACACGGCGTGACCCCCGCCCGTTTGGACCACGCCCTGCGCACCTTTGATGTGGCGGCCTGTGTCCTCGCTCCCAACTTCAACAACCCGGATTCCAGCCTGACGCATGATAATGCCAAACAGGAGATCGTAACCATGCTGGCCGATCGGGATATCCCGCTCATTGAGGACGATGTCTCCACAGACCTCCACTTCGCTCCCAAACGACCGGGAACATACAAGCAGTTCGACAAAAAAGGGCTGGTTCTGCTTTGTTCTTCCTTCTCAAAGAGCATAGCGCCCGGATACCGGGTGGGCTGGATGCTGCCAGGCAGATTCCGGCAGAAAGCGCTTGAGATCAAGGCCACCACCAATGTCTCCACATCGGCTCCGGCACAGATGGCCATTGCCGAATTCCTGCGCCAGGGGCGCATGGAACGTCACCTGAAAAAACTGCGGACCGCCCTTGAGCACCAGATGGACACCATGCAACTCCACCTCGGCCGATTTTTCCCGGAGGGCACCAAGGTCACGCATCCGACCGGCGGCGCCGTGCTCTGGCTGGAGTTGCCCAAAACAGTGGATGCCGTGGAGCTGTTCTTCCAGGCCCGGGCCAAGAATATCGGTATCGCCCCCGGAGCCATCTTCTCCACCCAGGATAAATTCTCCAATTACATCCGGCTGACGTACGGCTCACCGTGGACCGACGAGGTAGAGAAAGGCGTGCGCACACTGGGCACTCTCGCTCATGGACTCTGCTGA
- a CDS encoding peptidylprolyl isomerase — MKPTLKALLALTLFTLLTVSSTLAADPENTLYLDLKDGQVVIELRPDLAPKHVARIKELVRMNFYDGILFHRVIDGFMAQTGDPTGTGRGGSGQNLPAEFSQEPFNRGTVGMARAQSPDSGDSQFFICFAPSHFLDGQYTVWGQVVSGMEFVDKIKKGIGQSGMVSNPDKIITMRVAADVE, encoded by the coding sequence ATGAAACCGACTTTGAAGGCACTTCTGGCCCTCACACTTTTTACGCTGCTGACCGTCTCTTCCACGTTGGCAGCCGACCCCGAAAACACGCTGTACCTGGACCTGAAAGACGGGCAGGTGGTCATTGAACTCCGCCCGGATCTGGCCCCCAAACATGTGGCCCGGATTAAGGAACTGGTGCGCATGAATTTTTATGACGGCATCCTGTTCCACCGTGTCATCGACGGATTCATGGCCCAGACCGGTGACCCCACCGGCACAGGCAGAGGCGGTTCCGGCCAGAACCTGCCTGCCGAATTCTCCCAGGAGCCGTTTAATCGCGGCACAGTGGGCATGGCCCGTGCTCAAAGCCCGGACAGCGGAGACTCCCAGTTCTTTATCTGCTTTGCTCCGTCCCATTTTCTGGACGGCCAATACACTGTCTGGGGACAGGTCGTCAGCGGAATGGAGTTCGTGGACAAGATCAAGAAAGGCATCGGCCAGAGCGGCATGGTCAGTAATCCGGACAAGATCATCACCATGCGCGTGGCGGCTGACGTAGAATAA